In a genomic window of Pirellulales bacterium:
- a CDS encoding alpha/beta hydrolase: MNHFTERSFHSAGLTLNYATAPPGGPSLIFLHGVCRRWQDCLTVVPALASRWRIVALEQRGHGASSRDSNYLVADYVDDAVRFIEQLAAKPVVLFGHSLGAMVAAGVAARAPHLVRAVVLEDPPFSTMGARIGQTPLLAQFSAWRELARRHQTQPTGDRQQRMARLSAELGDVLVAGRPLSDTRDAATLRFTAHCLLDMDPETLTPVVEGRWLEGYELDEIAAAIRCPALLLQGNADLGAMLTDADAANFAQRASLAQWVRVPEAGHSIHWMAPATAARLAISFLETV, encoded by the coding sequence ATGAATCACTTCACCGAACGGTCGTTCCATTCGGCCGGACTGACGCTGAATTACGCGACTGCCCCCCCAGGCGGCCCCAGTTTGATTTTTCTGCATGGCGTTTGCCGACGGTGGCAAGACTGCCTGACTGTCGTGCCGGCCCTGGCCTCGCGCTGGCGAATCGTCGCACTCGAACAGCGCGGCCACGGCGCCTCGTCACGCGATTCCAACTACCTCGTTGCGGATTATGTCGACGACGCCGTGCGCTTTATCGAACAGCTAGCCGCAAAGCCGGTAGTATTGTTCGGTCATTCCCTGGGCGCGATGGTCGCCGCCGGCGTTGCCGCGCGCGCGCCGCACCTCGTGCGGGCGGTAGTGCTCGAAGATCCTCCGTTCAGCACGATGGGCGCGCGCATCGGCCAAACACCACTACTCGCGCAATTCTCCGCGTGGCGCGAGCTGGCGCGGCGGCATCAGACTCAGCCGACAGGCGACCGGCAGCAGCGCATGGCGCGCTTGTCCGCCGAACTGGGCGACGTCCTTGTGGCGGGGCGGCCCCTCAGCGATACCCGCGACGCCGCCACGTTGAGATTCACCGCCCATTGTCTGCTCGATATGGACCCTGAAACACTTACCCCAGTGGTCGAAGGTCGCTGGCTAGAAGGCTACGAACTGGATGAGATCGCCGCCGCCATTCGCTGCCCGGCGCTGTTACTGCAAGGCAATGCCGACCTAGGCGCAATGCTTACCGACGCCGACGCCGCCAACTTTGCGCAAAGGGCCAGTTTGGCGCAGTGGGTGCGTGTGCCAGAGGCCGGGCATTCGATCCATTGGATGGCGCCTGCCACCGCGGCCCGGCTAGCAATCAGTTTTTTGGAAACCGTTTAG
- the purN gene encoding phosphoribosylglycinamide formyltransferase has protein sequence MPAAVLISGGGTTLRNLIAKARAGELPIDIRVVISSSPTARGLEIARQADIETHVIERKAYPSVAEFSRPIFEHCRLAGAQLVVCGGFLKLLDIPADFEARVINIHPALIPSFCGHGYYGAAVHRAVLEHGAKLSGCTVHFVDNQYDHGPIVLQRAVPVLDDDTAESLAARVFAAECEALPEAIRLFAAGRLTVEGRCVRVAPAPVST, from the coding sequence TTGCCGGCCGCCGTGTTGATCTCGGGCGGCGGAACGACCCTGCGCAATCTGATCGCCAAGGCGCGCGCTGGCGAACTGCCCATCGATATTCGCGTAGTGATTTCGAGCAGCCCAACGGCTCGCGGCCTAGAGATCGCTCGTCAGGCGGATATCGAAACGCACGTGATCGAACGCAAGGCCTACCCAAGCGTCGCCGAGTTCAGTCGCCCCATCTTCGAACACTGTCGCCTCGCGGGCGCTCAGCTAGTCGTCTGCGGTGGGTTTCTTAAGCTGCTCGACATCCCCGCCGATTTCGAAGCGCGCGTCATCAACATCCATCCCGCGCTCATTCCATCCTTCTGCGGGCATGGCTATTACGGCGCCGCCGTCCATCGCGCCGTGCTCGAGCATGGCGCCAAACTCTCGGGCTGCACGGTCCATTTTGTCGACAATCAATACGATCACGGGCCCATCGTTTTGCAGCGCGCCGTGCCGGTGCTCGACGACGACACCGCCGAGTCGCTCGCCGCGCGTGTGTTCGCGGCCGAGTGCGAGGCGCTGCCCGAGGCCATTCGGCTCTTCGCGGCCGGCCGCTTGACAGTCGAGGGCCGCTGTGTGCGCGTCGCGCCCGCGCCGGTGTCGACATGA